A single Nicotiana tabacum cultivar K326 chromosome 5, ASM71507v2, whole genome shotgun sequence DNA region contains:
- the LOC142181023 gene encoding zinc finger BED domain-containing protein RICESLEEPER 2-like: MGTNLMNGTHLHVRCMAHIMNLVVQDGLKESSVSIERVRHAMRYVRQSPARLKRFQECFDAEQLNSKKTSCLDVPSRWNSTYLMLRRAIEFECAFSHYASSEIGLRHYLEHSYIDVGIPTVAVYLKQLIANEDIVLSEMAKNMKEKFDKYWGDPGKMNKIIFISCILDPRYKIESVGFALVKMFGIDPGATIQAEVTKYMTSLFSEYVKSSSKGVVLASSSDCSSLDTSTSGLSGNQATIQNIGLLESLMQDIKKYKSGSGGVDTRTELDKYLGEET, translated from the exons atgggAACTAATTTGATGAATGGTACTCACCTTCACGTGAGATGTATGGCTCACATCATGAATCTTGTGGTCCAAGATGGTTTAAAAGAATCTTCAGTGTCTATTGAACGTGTTAGGCATGCAATGAGATATGTTAGGCAGTCTCCTGCACGGTTGAAGAGGTTTCAAGAATGTTTTGATGCTGAACAACTCAATTCTAAGAAAACATCATGCTTAGATGTTCCAAGTAGATGGAATTCTACCTACTTGATGTTGCGCAGAGCTATTGAATTTGAATGTGCATTTTCACATTATGCTTCTAGTGAAATTGGCTTGAGACATTATCTTGAGCATTCTTATATTGATGTTGGAATTCCTACAG TTGCTGTCTATTTGAAGCAATTGATAGCAAATGAAGATATAGTTTTAAGTGAAATGGCaaagaatatgaaagaaaaaTTTGATAAGTATTGGGGTGATCCAGGGaaaatgaacaagataatttTTATCTCATGTATTTTGGATCCACGATACAAGATCGAATCAGTTGGCTTTGCACTTGTAAAGATGTTTGGTATAGATCCGGGGGCAACTATACAAGCAGAAGTAACGAAATACATGACTTCATTATTCAGTGAGTATGTAAAGTCCAGCTCAAAAGGTGTTGTGCTTGCTTCATCTTCAGATTGTTCTTCATTGGACACTTCGACTTCCGGGCTTTCTGGAAATCAAGCAACCATCCAAAATATAGGACTTTTAGAATCACTCAtgcaagatataaaaaaatataaaagtgggagTGGAGGTGTTGATACTAGAACAGAGTTAGATAAATATTTAGGTGAAGAAACTTAG